The segment AAAGGTTACTCCGTTCTGCTGCACCAAGCTGACTTCGGCTGATACAGGATCCATTACTGTGCCATCCCAGCCAAACCACAATCCCGCACTTTCATTCAAGGCTGAGATAATACCTACGGCCAACCCACCTAAAGCAGTCGTATTGTTCTTCGGAACGGCAACCCGGTTGGAAACTACAATAACTCGGCTCAAAACGCTTCCCTCCAGGGCTTGCTCAGGCGCATAGCAGAATCGATCAAGCCCACCATGCTGTACGTTTGGGGAAAATTGCCCCAAAGTTCTCCCGTTGTCGGGTCGATATCCTCAGACAGCAATCCAAGATGATTACGGCAGGCCAGCATGTTCTCAAATAAACTACGCGCCTCGTCCGTTCTATCCAGCGCGGCGAGTGCGTTGATGTACCAGAAAGTACATGCGGTAAAGGCATTTTCTGGTTTGCCGAAGTCATCTTCGCCTGCATAGCGCAGAAGGAGGTTGCCGCGCCGTAGTTGCCGTTCAATAGCAGACACCGTGCCGGCGAATCGCGGGTCGTCAGCCGCTAAAAAACCGAATTCATTCAGGAGCAGCAGGCTCGCATCCAAGTCTTTCCCCCCGAAATCTTGCACAAACGTTTTTTGTTTCGAATCCCATGCGTTTTCACAGATCACTTTATGAATGGTGTCTGCATGGCCCCGCCAGTAACTTACCCGGTTTTCGAGCCTAAGGTGTTTAGCGATTTTTGCCAGTTGGTCACAGGCGACCCAGCACATTACACTTGAAAAAGTATGTACACGGGTTTCGTTGCGGAGTTCCCAAAGACCCGAATCGGGTTTGTTGTATACAGTTACTGCAATCTCTCCGAGTGGTTCCAATCGTTCGAACAGCGCCGCGTCGCCGGGGCGATTCATGCGTTGATCAAAGAATACGTGTGTGGTTGCGGCGATGGCGGAACCGTAAACATCATTCTGAATTTGTTGGAATGCTTGATTGCCGGTCCGCACGGGGCCCATTCCGCGGTAACCGGGAAGTGTTTCAACGATTTTTTCTTCAAGGTCGGATCTGCCGTTGATTCGCAGTACCGGACGCAGTTGATGGTTATGAGAAACTAAGGCGATATTAATGATGTAGTGAAGATAACCTTCCAGTGTTTTGGTTGCCCCAAGACGATTGAGCGTGCTCACCACAAAATGGCCATCCCGAATCCAACAGTAGCGGTAATCCCAATTTCGGCCACTATTTCCTGCTTCAGGGATGGATGTCGTCATCGCAGCGATAATCGCCCCGGTATCCTCGAAGGCGTTAAGTTTAAGTGTGATGGCTGCACGGATCACCGTTTCCTGCCATTCGTAGGGGATCCCTAAATAACGGACCCATTCTCGCCAGTAGGCGTGTGTTTTCTCAAAAAACTCACGGCCAACATCAGTAACAGATTCGTACAAGGTTTCATCCGGTCCAAGCACGAGTGTGATCGTGTCATCAAGGACAAATGGAATTTCATCCAGGATTGCTGTAACGGATGCATCTGTGGTAAGTCGCAATACGAGATCAGGTGCAATATAACGAATGTGATTACTTCCATGAGTCGTAGTTGGCCGGGCAGCGCCGTAATCGTGTGCCGGGCGCAGCTGGATGCGAATCCGTGTGTTGCCAGTAAGAGGTTTAATTTGTCTCACAAGCGTTACAGGACGAAAAGTCCGCCCAAACTGCTTAAAGCGCGGCGCGAAATCCGTAATCTGTATGGCACCGCCACGGCTGTCGTAAAGTTTTGTTATCAGGATCGCTGTGTTGGTGAGGTAATACTGCTCTGAACGCTGATAGTCCAACAGATCGATTGCATACATGCCATGGTCTTTTGCCTCCTTGGTGTCCATCAGCAGTGAACAGAATACGGGATCGCTATCAAAGCGGGGCATGCACGCCCATACTACCTCGCCCTGTTGGTTGATTAAGGCGCCATAACTGCCGTTGCCTACTAGCCCAAGATTTAGATTACTCAAGGTCTCTCCAAGCCTCCGATCCCTCTGCTGCTCTGGCCACAACGTGCACCATCACGGCCGCTGTGCGCGTTGGTGTTGACTTGATATGGATATCAATGACGGTCGAACTCTCCCCATTACAGAATATTCAGTTATCGGGCGTGAATGCTCAGTTGGGCTTCTCAAGGTCCAATTTTCTGCCTGCAGGAAGGGCGTCATCATAGAGGGCTGTAGGCCATGGCGGTGCATATATTATGCAACTAATGACCGGTATGAGGGAAACATGAACGATCTCAATGGGTAGCAATCGAGTTTCGGTGTGGCCGCGAGATCTGCCGTGGCCTCTATTCAGGTAGAACCGGGGGTCGGCTCGGCGCTAGGGTAGCGACCCAGAAAGTTGGGTTAGTCGGCCGTTGTCACCGGCGCTTCGGATCGGTAGAAGGATGGAAAATCTACCGCAGCGCCAGCGGTGTTTGTGCTGTTGGCTTGTCGCCCGCCCGCAGCCCCAGCCGTGTCTGAAACAAGACGAAGGGTTCCTTGGAGATAACATCATCGTTGCGGATATAGAACCAGCTACCCTGATATTGAACGGCCAGATAGGCGTTATCCGGCCGGCTACTGGAGGATTCTATGCGCTATTGGCGTACGCATGTCGCTGAAAAGATCCAGGAAGTTTTGGCGCAGTACACGCCGCGAGTTCCAGTCGATGCCGAGTCGCTGGCTGATCATTTCCTGGTGACATTCGAGGGGGCTTTTATCTTCTCTAAAACACTGGATGAGCCTAAGCTTGTTGCCCATCAACTTGAGCATGTTCGTAATTACCTGGAAACGCTGTTTATAAAAGAAGCCGCCTGATACTAACAATCACCAGCGCAGAACGCCTGACAGCTAAAGTCGAACATAGGCGGGATCGGTACTAATAGTGACTCGTATTATGGCGCCCTGACCAGGATTCGAACCTGGGACCTTCCGCTTAGGAGGCGGATGCTCTATCCACTGAGCTACCAGGGCGATTTGAAGGCCGCCGAATGCCGATTTCCGAAAGGGATAGAGGAGCCGAGAGAAAGCACTCAGCTCCCGTCCGTATGCAAGGACCAGCCGGGACGACCGTTACAGGCCGTTTATTTTACACCTACAAACAAGATTAGTACGAATAGTACGTACAGTGACAGGAGCGTGATTGCCACACCCCAAACTCGCAGGTTTCTGCGGACGTACTGTTCGAAACTCGAATGGGAAATCTCCATGGGTTCAAGCCACTTGCGACTTGATTCCCAGCGGTTCGCCGGCGTGCTAAGTCTGTGCAGCATGAGCTGATTAAACAGGGCCATGGCGCCCACAATGAGCGCCAGAATTGCGCCTAATAATATAAAAACGACGAGACTTAGCCACAAAACGTCCCAGGCGGCGATGGCAAGGGTGAAGCCTGAGAAGGTGTTAGCAAGCAATTGTCCTCCCTGCTCAGGATTCAAGTTGACTACAAGTAGACCAATCTGGACCAATATATAGATCGCCGCAAGCATCAAAATTGCCCCGGCGATACGTGGATATTTCAGTGATAGTGAATCAGTCTCAATCGACGTGTCGAAGGGCTGCGCGACTCTGCGTAGCGATATCCACCGGTCAGTATGAGATGTCAGTGCTTGCAGCTGTTCCGGTGAGATGACCATGATCACGCCGACAACGACTGAAAATACATTACCGAAGACGAGCAACCAGACAAGCCAGTTGACGTAGTTTTGTAAGAGGATGACATCAGTTAAATGTCCTTGCACGGCAAAGCCCCCCGAATGCCTTTTGTAATCTATGCCTAGTTTCATGCAAAAAGTCAACCATTAGTATGCAATTAGCGAAAAAAATTCGTGTGATTTCTGCTATTTCTGTGTGCCCCTTATGTTGCGGTTGCGGCGCTGTCCCAGGGACCGGGGCATCGTAAGCAATGGCCTGCAGAATCAGTTTTAGCTATGGCAAAGGAGTGCCGGGTTTAAGCGTGGCTTGCACGAATCACGCACTCGCAAGAAAGCGCGAACGTGCAGGTATTATTAACGGGATCAACGTTTATTATTGGGGGGTGGTGAAATTGGTGGAGCCGATGGGAGTCGAACCCACGACCTTCGCATTGCGAACGCGACGCTCTCCCAACTGAGCTACGGCCCCGTGGAAACGATTGTATATCATTGTATCTTGCTCGTGAAAAACTCGCTACCTTATGTGCTGTTGAACATGTTTCGCAGGCTATAGCGGCACTATGCGAATGGCAACCAACAAATTCCCCACGACAAATTGCGGGTGGGGAGGCGAATAGAGCGACATTCCTAATCTTATGGTCAGGTTATCGATCGTCATTCCGACCCTAAACCAGGCAGGTGAAGTCCGGAAAAGTTTGTCCAGCCTGCAGCGCTTGCGTGCACAGCACCATGAAGTCATTGTCGTTGATGGCGGTAGTGATGATCGCACACAAGAACTGGCACGATCGCTGGCCGACTACGTGATTCAGAGTGCACGTGGTCGAAGTCGCCAGATGAATGCGGGTGCAGCGCTCGCAAGTGGCGAGATCTTAATCTTTCTTCATGCGGACACCCAGTTGCCTGAGGGAGTGGATCGCTATCTGTCCTCAGCAATGGTGAGGTCTGGTCGTGATTGGGGGCGCTTCGATGTCCGCCTTTCCGGAAGTCATAGGCTCTTTCGTTTGATTGAATGGCTGATGAATCTACGGTCGCGGGTGACTGGGATCGCTACTGGTGATCAGGCGATATTCATTCGTCGCGATCTATTTAGTGAGATTGGGGGGTTTCCGGAGATTGATTTGATGGAGGACATCGCTATCAGCCGTGCACTGAAACACCACGGCCCACCGCTCTGCCTTAAAGCCTGCGTCGTCGCCTCTAGTCGACGCTGGGAGCAGTACGGTATCTTCCGCACCGTCGTTAAGATGTGGTACCTTCGAATGGCTTATATGTTGGGGGCTGATCCATCGAAACTTTCGCAACAATATGACCGTGTGTAACCCGCTAGCTCCGCGGTCATCGTCAGGGTCACTTGCTGCGGTATCGCCTGCCAAAATACGATCTTTGTGCTGTGGATTTCTGCCCAGGTTTCACAACGACAGCGTCAGTATGGATGAATTGCACGATGCCCGTATCTAGTTTAACCTTCGGCAGCCTAAGCCTATTTTGTCTCAGACGGCGATCCATGGAGAGGTGTCCGAGCGGTCGAAGGAGCACGCCTGGAAAGTGTGTGTACGTTTTAAAAGCGTACCGTGGGTTCGAATCCCACCCTCTCCGCCATTGTTCACATGAGGCGCTTGTATCAGTTTTGGCGGTGGCCTGCACCGGTTGTTTACCCGCGTCGCGACGTTGGAAACTCCGTCAGGCCCGGGAGGGAGCAGCGGTAACAGCGGATGCGAATGCCGGGCGTATGGCCGGTGTGGGCTGCCGCCTCCGTGCCTTGAGATCATGACGGCTCCAAGAGAATCCATGAGCTACAAAGTGCTTGCGCGCAAATGGCGCCCGCGCCGGTTTGAAGAAATGGTTGGTCAGGAGCATGTATTGCGCGCACTCACCAATGCGTTAGATAGCGACCGGTTGCATCATGCCTATTTATTTACTGGCACGCGCGGCGTTGGTAAAACTACGCTCGGTCGTATCCTTGCTAAGGCACTAAACTGCGAGCAGGGCGTCAGTTCAAAGCCATGTGGGCAGTGCACCGCTTGTACTCAGATCGATGAGGGGCGCTTTATTGATTTGATTGAGGTGGATGCGGCGTCTCGTACCAAAGTGGACGAGACAAGAGAGTTGCTGGACAACGTCCCGTATGCGCCATCGGTTGGGCGATATAAGGTGTATCTTATCGACGAGGTGCACATGTTTTCAAACCACAGTTTTAATGCGCTCCTCAAAACGCTGGAGGAACCTCCGCCACACGTCATATTTTTGCTGGTGACGACCAATCCTAAGAAAATCCCTGTCACGATCTTATCTCGTTGCCTCCAGTTTAATCTAAAGCGCCTGACATCCAATCAGATCGGGAAACAACTTACGCACATTTTGGAACAGGAAGAGATCGAAAGTGACCGAGTGTCCAGACGCTTGATCGCCGGTGCAGCCGACGGCAGCCTTCGGGACGCTTTGAGCTTACTTGATCAAGCTATCGCTTTTTGCGGCGGCGAACTTAAGGAGGCTGATGTCAGGGCGATGCTTGGGACGATTGACAAGGGTGATGTGCTCGCGCTCATGCAGGCGTTGGTAAAACATGACGCGCGGAACGTGCTTGAACGGATTGATCAGATAGCGGAACAAAATCCGGATTTTGATGCGGTCATTGCGGAGTTATTGTCGCTATTACAGCGTATTGCAATTTATCAGGTGGTTCCGCAGGCGGCGGACGAAACGATGGATGACTATGAGCCACTCATGACTATGGCGAAACAAGCGGAACTGGAGGAGATTCAGCTTTACTACCAGATCGGTCTTGTCGGTCGTCGCGATTTGCCGCTTGCTCCTGATCTTCGAGCGGGTTTTGAGATGATCATGCTAAGGATGCTGGCGTTCACGCTTGGGCAATCAGGGCAAGGATCGGATGTTTCTGATGAAGAATCGAAATCCGTGGCACCGAGAACTTTTGGTAGTCAACAAGTGTTGGCGACGCCAAGTAAAGTGCCCGGTGCTTCGGATTCCGACGACGAGTGGAGTCTGCTGATTGATGAGATGGGACTGACCGGTTTAGTAAGGGAGCTAGCCGGCAATTGCGTGTTGAAAGAAAGGGAAAGCGATAAGTTTAAACTGGTTTTGCCACCGGGGTATCAACATCTTCTTAACCACAATATTGAAGGGCGCCTCCAGGATGCGATAAAGGAACGATTTGGTGAACATGCGCGCCTCGTTATCGCGGTGACTGAACCCAATGCAGAAACGCCTGTCGAGCTTAAAGTGCGTAAGGGTAACGAAATACAGCGGAATGCTGAACGTGCTATCGAGGAGGATTCAATTGTTAAGGCGCTCGAAGAGACCTTCAGTGCCGAAGTGGATAAAGGTTCAATAAGGCCAGTGTAGACAAAGAGTATGCATACCAGGATATTATTTAATGACCGGTTGAGCCGCTGGCGCATTCGTGCTTATCAGAGGAGAAGGTAATGAAGAGCTCACTTGGGGATCTGATGAAACAGGCCCAACAGGTTCAGGAAAATTTAAAGCAGGCCCAAGAGCAACTGACAAACCTTGAGGTTACAGGTGAAGCAGGGGCGGGCCTGGTGCGCGTCACTATGACGGGGCGCCATGATGTAAAACGTGTTGAGATTGATCCGGATCTGTTGCAGGAAGACAAAGCGATGCTCGAAGATTTGCTAGCCGCCGCGGTGAACGATGCCAACAGACGCGTTGAGGAGGCAAGCAAGGAAAAACTGTCCTCCTTAACCGGGGCGTTAGGTTTGCCAAGCGGCATCAAGTTACCTTTTTAGTAGCATAGTTCTGGCTCGCCTTCCGAGGAAAATATGTTAGTTCGCACATGGCTGAATCACAGCTGATAAGTCATCTCATTGATGCGCTGCGCTGTTTACCCGGTATCGGGCCAAAATCGGCACAGCGTATAGCCTATCATCTGCTTCAGCGCGATAACGATGGCGCCCGCCGTCTTGCAGATGCCCTGAACCAAGCAGTGGATAAGGTTGGCCACTGTGAGCGGTGTCGTGCATTTAGCGACCGGGCGCTGTGTCCCCTATGCTCGAGCCCCAAGCGGGATCGGTCGCTGCTATGTGTGGTGGAAAGTCCGACGGATGTTCGGGCAGTGGAAGAAGCTGACTATAGAGGCCTTTACTTTGTGTTGATGGGGCATCTCTCGCCACTGGATGGAATTGGCCCAGAAGATTTAGGCATAGACCAGCTTGGTGCGTTGCTTGATGAGGGTGATATCAAGGAAGTTATTTTAGCAACCAACCTGACTGTCGAAGGAGAAGCGACTGCGTATTATGTCGGTGAGCTGGTGCATGCCAAGGGCATTCGGGCGACGCGGATCGCGCATGGCGTACCGTTGGGTGGGGAGCTCGAGTATATCGACAGCGGTACCTTATCTCAGGCGATCGTTGGCCGTCGGGAGATCTAGATTAGATGCTGAAAAGGCGCCTCCATGGCCTTTTCAGCGCAGGCTTCCCCGAAGTGAAT is part of the Gammaproteobacteria bacterium genome and harbors:
- a CDS encoding YbaB/EbfC family nucleoid-associated protein, with translation MKSSLGDLMKQAQQVQENLKQAQEQLTNLEVTGEAGAGLVRVTMTGRHDVKRVEIDPDLLQEDKAMLEDLLAAAVNDANRRVEEASKEKLSSLTGALGLPSGIKLPF
- a CDS encoding TIGR04283 family arsenosugar biosynthesis glycosyltransferase — translated: MVRLSIVIPTLNQAGEVRKSLSSLQRLRAQHHEVIVVDGGSDDRTQELARSLADYVIQSARGRSRQMNAGAALASGEILIFLHADTQLPEGVDRYLSSAMVRSGRDWGRFDVRLSGSHRLFRLIEWLMNLRSRVTGIATGDQAIFIRRDLFSEIGGFPEIDLMEDIAISRALKHHGPPLCLKACVVASSRRWEQYGIFRTVVKMWYLRMAYMLGADPSKLSQQYDRV
- a CDS encoding glycoside hydrolase family 15 protein, whose translation is MSNLNLGLVGNGSYGALINQQGEVVWACMPRFDSDPVFCSLLMDTKEAKDHGMYAIDLLDYQRSEQYYLTNTAILITKLYDSRGGAIQITDFAPRFKQFGRTFRPVTLVRQIKPLTGNTRIRIQLRPAHDYGAARPTTTHGSNHIRYIAPDLVLRLTTDASVTAILDEIPFVLDDTITLVLGPDETLYESVTDVGREFFEKTHAYWREWVRYLGIPYEWQETVIRAAITLKLNAFEDTGAIIAAMTTSIPEAGNSGRNWDYRYCWIRDGHFVVSTLNRLGATKTLEGYLHYIINIALVSHNHQLRPVLRINGRSDLEEKIVETLPGYRGMGPVRTGNQAFQQIQNDVYGSAIAATTHVFFDQRMNRPGDAALFERLEPLGEIAVTVYNKPDSGLWELRNETRVHTFSSVMCWVACDQLAKIAKHLRLENRVSYWRGHADTIHKVICENAWDSKQKTFVQDFGGKDLDASLLLLNEFGFLAADDPRFAGTVSAIERQLRRGNLLLRYAGEDDFGKPENAFTACTFWYINALAALDRTDEARSLFENMLACRNHLGLLSEDIDPTTGELWGNFPQTYSMVGLIDSAMRLSKPWREAF
- the dnaX gene encoding DNA polymerase III subunit gamma/tau, with product MTAPRESMSYKVLARKWRPRRFEEMVGQEHVLRALTNALDSDRLHHAYLFTGTRGVGKTTLGRILAKALNCEQGVSSKPCGQCTACTQIDEGRFIDLIEVDAASRTKVDETRELLDNVPYAPSVGRYKVYLIDEVHMFSNHSFNALLKTLEEPPPHVIFLLVTTNPKKIPVTILSRCLQFNLKRLTSNQIGKQLTHILEQEEIESDRVSRRLIAGAADGSLRDALSLLDQAIAFCGGELKEADVRAMLGTIDKGDVLALMQALVKHDARNVLERIDQIAEQNPDFDAVIAELLSLLQRIAIYQVVPQAADETMDDYEPLMTMAKQAELEEIQLYYQIGLVGRRDLPLAPDLRAGFEMIMLRMLAFTLGQSGQGSDVSDEESKSVAPRTFGSQQVLATPSKVPGASDSDDEWSLLIDEMGLTGLVRELAGNCVLKERESDKFKLVLPPGYQHLLNHNIEGRLQDAIKERFGEHARLVIAVTEPNAETPVELKVRKGNEIQRNAERAIEEDSIVKALEETFSAEVDKGSIRPV
- the recR gene encoding recombination mediator RecR, with product MAESQLISHLIDALRCLPGIGPKSAQRIAYHLLQRDNDGARRLADALNQAVDKVGHCERCRAFSDRALCPLCSSPKRDRSLLCVVESPTDVRAVEEADYRGLYFVLMGHLSPLDGIGPEDLGIDQLGALLDEGDIKEVILATNLTVEGEATAYYVGELVHAKGIRATRIAHGVPLGGELEYIDSGTLSQAIVGRREI